The nucleotide window AGCAGTTCCGTCTGCGCGGCAAGGGCATGCCGGTGCTGCGCAGTCAGCAGTATGGCGACATGTATATTCAGGTGGAAGTTGAGACACCGCGCAAGCTGACCAAGCGCCAACGCGAGCTGATACAGGAATTCGATTCGCTGACCAGCGCAGACAATCATCCTGACAGCACAGGCTTCTTTGCCAAGGTGAAGGATTTCATCGAGCGTATCAGTGAATAGCCACCGTGACAGTATAGTCGTTTGAAAAGGAGATATCCGCAGGATATCTCCTTTTTTATTGCGCTTGTCTTTCAGGCCCTTCGCCTTGAGATCAATTCATCAAAATTTCAATGACTCTTGCGCAGCCGGTCTTTTCTCTGACATAGTTAGACCTTACATGTTTACTGGCAGTTTATTTTGTCTGGTGCGAAGATGTTTCATGCACCAATTGGCCTTCCGGTCTGGTGTGCTTCCACCCCGGAATGATGTGATTTTGAGGATCCAATGCTCAAACAATTGCGAAATCATCCTTTGAAAGACCATATTCCGGACGAAATCCGCTTTTTGCGCCAGTGGTTTGACAATCCGATCAAGACCGGTGCGGTTGCTCCTTCGAGCCCGGCGCTGGCCCGCAAGATGGCCTCCTACATTCCCGGCGACCTGCTGGGTCCGGTGTTGGAACTCGGCCCGGGAACGGGCGTAGTGACCCACGCGGTCCTGCAGCACGGTGTCGATCCGTCGCGGGTTCTGGCAGTCGAATATTCCAGCGACTTCGTCGCGATGCTGCGTGACCGCTTCGCCGGGGTATCGGTGATCGAGGGGGACGCCTATGACTTCGAGACCATCCGGCAGAATCACATCCGCGAACCGCTGGCTGCCGTCGTATCCAGCCTGCCGCTTTTCACCAAGCCCAAGCCAATGCGCAAGCGGCTGATTTCGCTCTGCCTTGACG belongs to uncultured Cohaesibacter sp. and includes:
- a CDS encoding methyltransferase domain-containing protein, translating into MLKQLRNHPLKDHIPDEIRFLRQWFDNPIKTGAVAPSSPALARKMASYIPGDLLGPVLELGPGTGVVTHAVLQHGVDPSRVLAVEYSSDFVAMLRDRFAGVSVIEGDAYDFETIRQNHIREPLAAVVSSLPLFTKPKPMRKRLISLCLDALAPGAPFIQFSYALVPPVPEKEGNFTIETSNWILGNLPPARVWVYRRPMN